The Ornithodoros turicata isolate Travis unplaced genomic scaffold, ASM3712646v1 Chromosome65, whole genome shotgun sequence DNA segment TTTATGTGCTTCTACCCTTCTTGGGTTTTGCTTATAATGATGGTCAGACGTAGATGTTGGTGGGAACATTACATAGAAACTagttatcatcatcattataatgCCATAGCCCCCATAGCCTGGCCAGTCCAAGCCGCTTCTTCCTCATTCACAGTCTGACTTAGTCTGACATCTAATCTGTGCGGCGCCATTTCCAAATAGTTGAGTTTCCGTATTTCGCGTGTTTGCAAAGTTCTATTTCTTGGAATGCATATTTTAGTGAAGTGGCCAGATTTAAATATGCTGGACGTATACCCCATAGAAAATCTTGTTGACATTGATGTGGGATTAACCATTCTGCACAATCCAGAAACTGTGTGTAAGATAAAAGGCAAAAAATGCTTGTGAAGTGGAGGGCTGACGCAGATCCCTCTGAGGCATTTATCATTGCTGCAGGTGAGTCACCTCttgatttattttgacataCTAATCATATTCAAAATATTTATCGAAAAAAATAATTACAAAGCGCGTGGTCCGCAGCACGTGATGCTAGTAGTTTCGCTTCATAGCTCCATGCTTCACAATTGTCGAAGATACGTATGTTTTCCAATTTTTGTTGTGTTATGTGTTAGCAGAGCAAGTTCGCAAATAATTCTCAAGCTGCTTTAGGAAGATATTTTTAATATTGTGTTGTAAAATGTCATTTCCATGTAGGAACGCCGGATGaacttgaaaagaaaagaatgaagtTCGTCAAGGCCGTCAAGCTGGTAACAGACGTGTATGGTACCCTTGTAAGTAACCACAGTGGTTATATTTGAGTGAGAATGTACAATTGTGGcctttaaagaaaaaaaactaagaGTAGTGTCACCATTCTGGGATTTCGCACAGTTGATTATCAGCGATGCATAATCGTAACGGAATGCTTATACATGTCATCGTAAGGCTTAATGCCATAAAAGAAACGCATTTGTTCTTTATTGTTGATGTTGGCTGACTTCTATGCAGGATGAACCTGGCGTGTGTACTGATTGCACGCAACAGAAAATACACATTGAAGACCTTGAACGTGCAAATAGAAAGCTGTCGAAAAAGCTCAGAAAAGCGAAGGAGAACCATGGTGGACTGTGTTGACGTTGACAATTGACCCATTGTTTGACCACATACCACAATTAAATTGAGCACCACTTTTCGAAATGTCTAACATGGTGGGCAAAATTGAAGAAATCATTGCAGCAGCTTCAACTCAACAGGCTGCAGCTGTGTGCACTGCTACAAAGGTATGAATCTGTTTCTCTATGCCCATCCTGTATCTGTTACCGAGAATGTGGTTGCAATGTACAGCCTTGCAGTGTATAGAATTCCATTTCTTCAACAAATATTTTGCTGCTATGCAGGTAGACATTGGCCTGGGAGTGTGCCTTGACGCAGGCGTTCTGCATGGTATACAACGAGCAGCAAAGGGAGATGGAGCCAAGTATGTATCAGCTCGGGTCACTTTACAAATTTGGGCACTTCCAACATTCCTGCCCCCATATGCTTAGTTCAGTTTGTGAATTACTGGTCCATTATGTACTTGCTGTGGTACCCTTTTCTAAAATGCTTCTTTGACTACAGAATGGCACGTTCACTGATGCGGGCAGTGTTTCTACATGAAGAGATGACTGGCCACACCCTTTATGGGAGGCCGTACAATGCGCACAAAGGTGCAACACCGAAACCTTCCATTGATGAAACAAGGAGAGAAGCAGTTCTTGGTAAGTGCACAATATGCTATTTCTCTGGTCATAGCTCCTAGTCACTGCCACATTTTCAGTATCCCTCAGTGACTACGCACATAATTAGCTGTTGGATGCTGCTGTAGTAATTGAGTATTTACAGCTTTAATATTCAGGCTACAACACTTTTGTATCTAGAGTGATTCATAACATGCATATCCGATAACTTCCATGAACACGATAGCTGATAGtcgttaaagggacagtctcgtACCcgctgcccctctcataaagtgtaccattcgattgccctttgttgaaaatgtatactgcgaatttacccgacaaaacatgACGACATACATGGAGGAGTGCATGTTTattttaaaaaccgcattaaatactcacGCTAAGAAACCatgtgacttagcttccacgtatccgattatgcgccacattattggagaccccacagtcaatgccaggactacattctccgctcgcggaagtatatgcctgagtgtccccatttcgagagcaaaggggatgactcaaccagAGGTGCTTCTGCAacttacaattaccatgacgacgacgacgtacCTACAGGCCGatgtcatacgtgacgtatgaaTGAGAGAAGCACaggttttgtcgtctgctattacgtcacgtttcgacaaattcctcaaaaatgacttggttattccgaatgaaacatTGACGGTTGTATGTC contains these protein-coding regions:
- the LOC135374474 gene encoding uncharacterized protein LOC135374474; the protein is MSNMVGKIEEIIAAASTQQAAAVCTATKVDIGLGVCLDAGVLHGIQRAAKGDGAKMARSLMRAVFLHEEMTGHTLYGRPYNAHKGATPKPSIDETRREAVLGYTCKQTTTSLREIKESLASMLSKMK